DNA from Magnetococcales bacterium:
GGCAAAAGAAGTGTGCATGCAGAGGGCCAGTGCCTCTTCACCAGAAGCAGCCCGGACCACGGCGGCGGCCACCCCTTTGAGCAGATGGTGCATGGCCAGAAGGTTGGCGGGTTGGTCATCGACCACCAGAATACGGGGCAGGTCGCTCATGTTCGAGATTCCGGGGTGAGGCTCTTGCGATAGATGCGTTCCTGTTGCGCAATCGGCAGAAAATGATCGGCAACATCAGAAAAATGGAGGGATTCGGATCCTCCCAGACACAGAAAACCGCCCCGTGTCAGGCTGTCATGAAACAGCCGCAGGGCACGTCGTTGCAGGGTGGCGTCAAAATAAATCAGGACGTTGCGGCACATCAGCAGATGGATTTCGGCAAAGACGCCATCAGTGACCAGGTTATGGTTGGAAAATACCATGTTGTCGCGCAGCCAGTCATGCATGCGAAACAGGCCGTGACCGGTGGTCAGATACTCGCCAAGTGAACCATGACCGCCGGCCTGACGATAATTATCTGCAAAAGGAGCCAGACGGTCCAGGTGATAAACCCCATCCCTGGCCTTGGCCAACACCTCATCGTCTATGTCGGTGGCATAAATGCGGGCATGTTTCAATAAATCTGCTTCATGGAGCAGGATGGCCAGGGAGTAGACTTCCTCACCCGTGGCGCACCCGGCGTGCCAGATGTTGATGAAAGGATAGGTTGCCAGGGTTGGCAAGACCCTGGTGCGCAAGGCGGCAAAACTCTCTGGATCACGAAACATTTCCGTTGTATTGACCGACAGGGCATGGACCAGGCGGGTCAGGAAAGTCCCCTGGTACAGCAGGTGTGGCACGATTTCGGAAATGTGGGCAAAGGTGCAGGATTCCAGGCAGTGCAGGATGCGTCGCCTGATCGCGGCCCGGTCATAGTGGCGAAAATCGTAGCCGTAGCGCAGAAACAGCGCTTCCAGCAACAGGTTGATTTCAATTTCCTGGATCTTTTCAGTTTCCATCATACACT
Protein-coding regions in this window:
- a CDS encoding protein-glutamate O-methyltransferase CheR, yielding METEKIQEIEINLLLEALFLRYGYDFRHYDRAAIRRRILHCLESCTFAHISEIVPHLLYQGTFLTRLVHALSVNTTEMFRDPESFAALRTRVLPTLATYPFINIWHAGCATGEEVYSLAILLHEADLLKHARIYATDIDDEVLAKARDGVYHLDRLAPFADNYRQAGGHGSLGEYLTTGHGLFRMHDWLRDNMVFSNHNLVTDGVFAEIHLLMCRNVLIYFDATLQRRALRLFHDSLTRGGFLCLGGSESLHFSDVADHFLPIAQQERIYRKSLTPESRT